In the Rhodopirellula islandica genome, one interval contains:
- a CDS encoding alpha/beta hydrolase, with the protein MRRPALVALSTFCLLLNCLLGSGCFAAEPPAGESSDGDQLVAEYFEQQTQQLSEQSLADIETLEDWTSRREIYRQQLLDMLGLNPLPARSELHTTVTGENRKDDVIVEKLHFQSMPGLYVTANLYRPAEVDEPLPAVLYVCGHGRVVEDGISYGNKVHYQHHGAWFARNGYVCLVIDTIQLGEIEGIHHGTYREKMWWWNNRGYTPAGVEAWNSMRAVDLLQSRPEVDPKRIGVTGRSGGGAYSWWLAAIDERIQAAVPVAGITTLENHVVDGCVSGHCDCMYMVNTYRWDFPMVAALVAPRPLLISNTDSDSIFPLNGVVDLHAKVRKIYELYGAEKNLGLQITSGPHQDTQELRIHAFRWLNRHLRGDESLIEKVATKLFEPKQLKVFAELPGDERVTTIHESFVPKASMEDAPKTPAELAAATKDWKDQLRTKTFAGWPDVAAAPELEVVSQVQRDEAEVTFAEYASQSPYRLPLIVLRPTEAADTPLSEPSGADVPLDVIVLDQSGWERASSGLAVVAPERFADIQPDAEAWKQMTASGRPTILVVPRGVGPTEWSRDERDRTHIRRRFMLLGQTAAGMQIYDVVSALKALNQDENKLAVAGPWNLSGSGDAAFIALHASLWSDSIAKLQLTDLPASNRHSPDLLNVSRIVDLPQIVMMATGCVSEVLISGSTEAEWRKQAESQPLLSDVVWGQP; encoded by the coding sequence ATGCGCCGGCCCGCTTTGGTTGCTCTGTCGACCTTCTGCCTTTTGTTGAACTGCCTCCTTGGCTCAGGCTGCTTCGCGGCGGAGCCTCCCGCAGGGGAATCGTCCGATGGCGATCAATTGGTAGCGGAGTACTTCGAACAACAAACCCAGCAACTGAGTGAGCAATCTCTGGCCGACATTGAAACGCTGGAGGATTGGACGAGCCGTCGCGAAATTTATCGACAGCAGTTGCTGGACATGCTTGGGTTGAACCCGTTGCCGGCTCGGAGTGAACTGCACACCACCGTGACGGGCGAAAATCGCAAGGACGATGTGATCGTTGAAAAACTGCACTTTCAGTCGATGCCGGGTCTGTACGTCACCGCGAATTTGTATCGCCCTGCGGAAGTCGATGAGCCGTTGCCGGCGGTGTTGTACGTGTGTGGCCATGGCCGCGTGGTCGAAGACGGCATCAGCTACGGCAACAAAGTTCACTACCAACACCACGGTGCCTGGTTCGCTCGCAATGGCTATGTGTGTTTGGTCATCGACACAATTCAGCTTGGCGAGATCGAAGGCATTCACCACGGGACCTACCGTGAAAAAATGTGGTGGTGGAACAATCGTGGCTACACACCAGCTGGCGTGGAGGCATGGAACAGCATGCGTGCGGTGGACTTGCTGCAGTCTCGTCCCGAAGTCGATCCGAAGCGGATCGGTGTGACGGGACGCAGTGGCGGCGGGGCTTACTCGTGGTGGTTGGCTGCGATCGACGAACGCATTCAAGCGGCGGTTCCGGTCGCTGGAATCACCACCCTTGAAAACCACGTGGTGGACGGCTGCGTCAGTGGTCATTGCGATTGCATGTACATGGTCAATACGTATCGCTGGGACTTCCCGATGGTTGCGGCCTTGGTGGCCCCTCGTCCGTTGTTGATTTCCAACACCGACAGCGACTCCATCTTCCCACTCAACGGCGTGGTCGATCTGCACGCTAAAGTCCGAAAGATCTACGAGCTTTACGGAGCGGAGAAGAACCTCGGATTGCAAATCACGTCGGGGCCGCACCAAGACACTCAGGAACTACGGATTCACGCGTTTCGTTGGCTGAATCGTCATCTTCGTGGCGATGAATCGCTGATCGAGAAGGTGGCGACGAAGCTGTTTGAACCAAAGCAATTGAAAGTGTTCGCTGAACTACCCGGTGACGAACGCGTGACAACGATTCACGAATCCTTCGTTCCGAAAGCATCGATGGAGGACGCACCGAAGACGCCGGCCGAGTTAGCCGCCGCCACCAAGGATTGGAAGGATCAGCTGCGAACCAAGACGTTTGCTGGTTGGCCCGACGTGGCTGCCGCGCCGGAACTGGAGGTGGTCTCACAAGTTCAACGAGATGAGGCCGAAGTCACTTTTGCGGAATATGCCAGTCAGTCACCGTATCGTTTGCCATTGATTGTCTTGCGTCCAACCGAGGCAGCAGACACTCCGCTGTCAGAGCCATCCGGTGCGGATGTACCCTTGGATGTGATCGTGTTGGACCAATCGGGCTGGGAACGAGCCTCCTCTGGATTGGCGGTGGTGGCACCCGAGCGTTTCGCTGACATTCAACCTGACGCGGAAGCCTGGAAACAAATGACGGCGTCCGGCCGCCCGACCATCTTGGTGGTTCCACGCGGTGTGGGGCCAACAGAGTGGTCACGCGATGAACGTGATCGGACTCACATTCGTCGCCGGTTCATGTTGCTGGGACAAACGGCGGCAGGAATGCAGATTTACGATGTGGTCAGCGCGTTGAAGGCCCTGAACCAGGACGAGAACAAGTTGGCAGTGGCCGGTCCTTGGAACCTGAGTGGAAGCGGCGACGCGGCGTTCATCGCTCTGCATGCTTCGCTGTGGTCGGACTCCATTGCCAAGCTTCAACTGACTGATTTGCCCGCCTCAAATCGCCATTCACCCGATTTGCTCAACGTCAGCCGAATTGTTGACCTGCCACAGATCGTCATGATGGCCACCGGATGTGTTTCCGAGGTCTTGATCAGTGGCAGCACCGAGGCCGAGTGGCGGAAACAAGCGGAATCACAACCGCTTCTTTCTGACGTTGTCTGGGGACAACCTTGA
- a CDS encoding NINE protein, which produces MSTPHQPAQPSEPLAQGYLPPPETHSIVIGYIVWIFGFFGAHRFYYGKQITGTIWFFTLGLAGIGWLVDLFLIPGMDRRAQMRFTTGPVDYTIAWILLTFLGLFGIHRFYLEKWFTGVIYLLTGGLFGVGWLYDLWTLNEQVDQYNRQAAYTN; this is translated from the coding sequence ATGTCGACACCCCATCAACCCGCCCAGCCATCCGAGCCACTCGCCCAAGGCTACCTGCCTCCGCCCGAAACCCATTCGATTGTGATCGGGTACATCGTTTGGATCTTCGGTTTCTTTGGTGCACACCGTTTCTACTACGGGAAACAAATCACGGGCACCATTTGGTTCTTCACGCTTGGACTGGCTGGGATCGGTTGGTTGGTCGATTTGTTTTTGATTCCCGGAATGGATCGTCGGGCTCAAATGCGTTTCACCACGGGGCCAGTGGACTACACGATTGCGTGGATCCTGCTGACGTTCCTGGGGCTGTTTGGGATCCATCGCTTCTACCTCGAAAAGTGGTTCACCGGAGTCATTTATCTTCTGACCGGTGGGTTGTTTGGCGTGGGATGGCTGTATGACCTTTGGACGCTGAACGAACAAGTCGACCAGTACAATCGCCAGGCGGCGTACACGAATTGA
- the der gene encoding ribosome biogenesis GTPase Der, with protein sequence MPVPQVAIVGRPNVGKSSVFNWLARRRLAIVDNFEGVTRDRMTTLIESDDQFFELVDTGGMGVEDADDLTSDVRRQIDMAIASADVILLVVDVQTGLMPLDEEVVERLRGVERPVILVANKADQEHQDIHADEFRKLGRGHLITVSTTQNRHRDDLIQVIVDRLPEKDEDLVAPQSSMKVAIVGRRNVGKSTFVNTLAESDRMIVSEVAGTTRDSVDVRFEVDGQTFLAIDTPGLRKRKSIRTDLDFYGSHRAQRSVRRADVVLMFFDALEKVSKVDKQLVGYIMEHHKPVLFVVNKWDKVDKEVPTERWVKYLRHQFTTLSYAPIAFITGQTGRNVKAVMNHAAMLYKQAQSRVSTGELNRILRAAIDQHPPAMYQGRRPKIFYATQVSTEPPTVVVMCTDPKAFTHDYQRYLIAWMRDHLPFGEVPIKLYLQQRSRSEAKAERAGQGRSFDS encoded by the coding sequence ATGCCAGTCCCTCAAGTCGCCATCGTCGGTCGTCCCAATGTCGGCAAGAGCAGTGTGTTCAATTGGCTCGCACGCCGACGTCTCGCAATCGTTGATAACTTCGAAGGCGTGACGCGGGATCGAATGACCACCTTGATCGAGTCTGACGATCAGTTTTTTGAACTGGTCGACACAGGCGGAATGGGGGTCGAAGACGCCGACGATCTGACCAGCGATGTGCGCCGGCAAATTGACATGGCGATCGCCTCGGCGGACGTGATCCTGCTGGTCGTCGACGTTCAAACCGGATTGATGCCGCTGGATGAAGAAGTCGTCGAGCGTCTGCGGGGAGTGGAGCGACCCGTGATCCTGGTTGCCAACAAAGCGGACCAAGAGCACCAAGACATTCACGCCGATGAATTTCGAAAGCTCGGACGCGGGCACCTGATCACCGTCAGCACGACTCAGAATCGACACCGTGATGATCTGATCCAAGTCATCGTGGATCGGCTGCCTGAGAAAGACGAGGACTTGGTTGCTCCGCAGTCCTCCATGAAGGTGGCGATCGTGGGGCGTCGCAACGTTGGCAAGAGCACCTTCGTCAACACACTGGCGGAATCCGATCGGATGATTGTCAGCGAAGTCGCTGGGACAACCCGAGACAGTGTCGACGTGCGATTCGAAGTCGACGGGCAGACGTTCCTGGCCATCGACACACCGGGGCTTCGCAAACGCAAATCGATTCGTACGGACTTGGATTTTTACGGTAGCCACCGGGCACAGCGCAGCGTCCGTCGGGCAGACGTGGTGCTGATGTTCTTTGATGCCTTGGAAAAAGTCAGCAAGGTCGACAAGCAGCTGGTCGGCTACATCATGGAGCACCACAAACCGGTGCTCTTCGTGGTCAACAAGTGGGACAAGGTCGACAAAGAAGTGCCCACGGAACGTTGGGTCAAATACCTGCGTCACCAATTCACCACGTTGTCCTACGCTCCGATCGCCTTCATCACCGGGCAAACTGGACGCAACGTCAAAGCGGTGATGAACCACGCCGCGATGCTTTATAAGCAGGCTCAAAGTCGAGTGTCCACGGGGGAGCTCAACCGGATCCTTCGCGCCGCGATCGACCAGCATCCACCGGCGATGTACCAAGGCCGTCGTCCAAAAATTTTCTACGCCACTCAGGTTTCGACCGAGCCGCCCACGGTGGTGGTGATGTGCACCGACCCCAAAGCCTTCACCCACGATTACCAACGGTATCTGATTGCTTGGATGCGTGACCACCTGCCGTTTGGTGAAGTTCCGATCAAGCTGTACCTGCAACAACGCAGCCGATCCGAAGCCAAAGCGGAACGCGCTGGACAAGGCCGGTCATTCGATTCGTAA
- a CDS encoding uracil-DNA glycosylase — protein sequence MLELPRNDRFFDAKSLPRLLMTSLENDLDPGETHEATGELLAHLQRVGIRFIPQPNAESVESWQSRWQQTIVTPTEAGPPTQGTQPTPRPGSSTTAADPSTIAADVKTPPRAPQHRLQPVESFSVSDDPYPGKNLPIADRETELANLASVVAGCTKCDMLAKCRTQTVFGEGNSAARFAFLGEAPGADEDRLGRPFIGRAGQLLDKMVQACKLQREDIYLLNTVKCRPPENRNPEPTELDNCRSYYEQQLQILRPEYIVCLGAISAHSLLKTKLSVGRLRQQFHQYHESKVLVIYHPAYLLRNPEAKKAAWADLQLLMRDAGLA from the coding sequence TTGCTCGAACTTCCCCGCAATGACCGTTTTTTTGACGCGAAATCGCTTCCTCGGTTGCTCATGACCTCCCTAGAAAACGACCTCGATCCCGGCGAAACGCACGAAGCCACGGGAGAACTGCTGGCTCACCTGCAACGGGTCGGCATCCGATTCATCCCCCAACCGAATGCGGAATCGGTCGAATCGTGGCAATCACGCTGGCAACAGACGATTGTCACGCCAACCGAAGCGGGTCCGCCGACCCAAGGCACGCAGCCCACCCCCCGACCAGGGAGCAGCACGACAGCGGCTGATCCATCGACGATCGCCGCGGATGTCAAAACCCCGCCCCGAGCCCCGCAACATCGCTTGCAACCCGTCGAGTCATTCTCGGTCTCTGACGATCCCTACCCCGGGAAGAACCTGCCGATTGCTGACCGCGAAACGGAGCTGGCCAATCTGGCGTCGGTCGTCGCGGGTTGCACCAAGTGCGATATGTTGGCCAAGTGCCGAACTCAAACGGTCTTTGGCGAAGGCAATTCGGCCGCCCGGTTTGCGTTCCTGGGAGAAGCCCCCGGTGCAGACGAGGATCGACTCGGGCGTCCGTTCATTGGGCGTGCGGGGCAGTTGCTCGACAAAATGGTCCAAGCCTGCAAACTTCAACGAGAAGACATCTACTTGCTCAACACGGTCAAATGCCGACCGCCTGAAAACAGAAATCCAGAACCCACCGAACTCGACAATTGTCGCTCGTACTATGAGCAACAGCTTCAGATTTTGCGACCTGAATACATCGTGTGCCTCGGTGCAATCAGCGCTCATTCGTTGCTGAAGACCAAACTGTCCGTCGGTCGACTTCGACAACAGTTCCATCAGTACCACGAAAGCAAGGTGCTGGTGATCTATCACCCCGCCTACTTGTTGAGAAACCCAGAGGCCAAGAAGGCGGCCTGGGCTGACCTTCAGCTGCTGATGCGGGACGCAGGTTTGGCGTGA
- a CDS encoding Flp family type IVb pilin, with product MSQRPFLRSIKRFLLEEDGPTAVEYAVMLSLIIVTAAAGISVLVAETSNSLSNSSDAIAN from the coding sequence ATGTCCCAGCGACCCTTCTTGCGATCGATCAAGCGATTTCTGCTCGAAGAAGATGGCCCAACTGCCGTTGAGTACGCCGTGATGCTGTCACTGATCATTGTGACTGCCGCAGCCGGCATCAGCGTCTTGGTGGCCGAGACAAGCAATAGCTTGAGCAATTCGTCAGACGCCATTGCCAATTGA
- a CDS encoding M1 family metallopeptidase yields the protein MRFRSILPSSLAAPMSNSGLSSVMVCLTVGLAWILTTFACNPASAQPLPNPKHGDPTDKFHPLEPWLPTPNVYRTASGAPGPQYWQQRADYAIDIALDDENQSLSGTCEITYHNQSPDTLDYLWVQLDQNRFKNDSVAITSQAAPGISSQATFKFVETMLAQQAFDGGYKISSVTDAKGDAIDHLIVDTMMRVDLDAPLPPGKSTQLNIEYSYNIVDAKMIRARGGYEFFEDDKNYIYEVAQWFPRMAAYTDYTGWQHHQFLGSGEFTLELGDYDVRIDVPADMVVASTGTLKNTNEVLKPEWKTRLAKMKKGEDPEFIITPEEAKENEKSKSKERATWNFTAKNVRDFAFAASRKFIWDAMPVKVGDQTVLAMSYYPNEAEPLWSQYSTESIAHTLEVYGRYSFEYPYEVAISVNGPVYGMEYPMICFNGPRPEKDGTYSKATKYGLISVIIHEVGHNFFPMIVNSDERQWTWMDEGLNTFLQYLTEQEWEDNYPSRRGPPEKIVPYMRGSNQRPIMTSSDEILQFGSNAYGKPATALNILRETVLGRERFDYAFSQYAKRWKFKRPTPSDFFRTIEDASGTDLDWFWRGWFYSTDHVDVSIEGVELYLIDSGDPDETAERKRKQKDAREDNVTDERNQALPLRRRIDWRPGLKDFYNAADYDEDKVEENDRKNYQKFLDKLSDEQRAMLRRTTRFYVIQFANQGGLVMPVPLRIHYADNTSEDVQLPPEIWRVNSQTVKRLFLTEKEIVRLEIDPKREIADTDGSNNHWPPKLEPSRFKLYQSGKSSNPMRKAAEKEKAEQKKKAEQEKKESDPKADDSNKPAAKPDADKSAESKSKKPEDKKPEDKKPADKKPEGKEPVEKKPEDKSSEASEE from the coding sequence ATGCGATTTCGATCGATCCTGCCTTCATCTCTTGCTGCCCCCATGTCGAATTCAGGTCTCTCGTCCGTGATGGTCTGCCTGACCGTCGGATTGGCATGGATATTGACCACGTTCGCTTGCAACCCTGCCTCCGCACAACCGCTGCCCAATCCCAAGCATGGTGACCCGACGGACAAGTTCCACCCGCTGGAACCCTGGTTGCCGACACCCAACGTTTACCGCACGGCATCCGGGGCGCCGGGACCTCAGTACTGGCAACAACGCGCTGATTACGCCATCGACATCGCGTTGGACGACGAAAATCAATCGCTCAGCGGCACCTGCGAAATCACCTACCACAACCAATCCCCCGACACGCTGGATTACCTGTGGGTGCAACTGGATCAAAACCGATTCAAAAACGATTCCGTCGCAATCACCAGTCAAGCGGCCCCCGGAATCAGCTCTCAGGCGACCTTCAAGTTCGTCGAAACCATGCTCGCTCAACAAGCGTTTGATGGAGGCTACAAGATCAGCTCCGTGACCGATGCCAAGGGCGATGCAATTGACCACCTGATCGTCGACACGATGATGCGAGTGGACCTGGACGCACCACTTCCACCGGGCAAATCAACTCAACTGAACATTGAATACAGCTACAACATTGTCGATGCGAAAATGATTCGCGCTCGGGGCGGCTACGAGTTCTTCGAAGACGACAAAAACTACATCTACGAAGTCGCTCAGTGGTTCCCTCGGATGGCGGCCTACACCGACTACACCGGCTGGCAACACCACCAATTCTTAGGCTCCGGTGAATTCACCTTGGAACTGGGCGACTATGACGTTCGGATCGATGTTCCCGCCGACATGGTGGTCGCATCAACGGGAACCCTGAAGAACACCAACGAAGTCCTGAAACCTGAATGGAAGACTCGTTTGGCCAAGATGAAAAAGGGCGAGGACCCGGAATTCATCATCACCCCCGAAGAAGCGAAGGAAAACGAAAAATCGAAGTCCAAAGAACGTGCGACTTGGAACTTCACCGCCAAAAATGTTCGCGACTTTGCCTTCGCTGCCAGCCGTAAATTCATCTGGGATGCGATGCCGGTCAAAGTGGGCGACCAAACCGTGTTGGCCATGTCGTACTATCCCAACGAAGCCGAACCGCTGTGGAGCCAGTACAGCACTGAATCCATCGCTCACACGTTGGAAGTCTACGGACGCTATTCGTTTGAGTATCCCTACGAGGTCGCGATCAGCGTCAACGGGCCGGTCTACGGAATGGAATACCCCATGATCTGCTTCAACGGCCCACGCCCGGAAAAGGACGGCACGTACAGCAAAGCCACCAAGTATGGGTTGATCAGTGTCATCATCCACGAAGTTGGCCACAACTTCTTCCCGATGATCGTCAACAGCGACGAACGCCAGTGGACGTGGATGGACGAAGGGCTCAACACGTTCCTGCAATACCTGACCGAGCAAGAATGGGAAGACAACTACCCCTCGCGACGTGGCCCGCCCGAAAAGATCGTTCCCTACATGCGAGGCAGCAACCAACGGCCGATCATGACCAGCAGCGACGAGATCCTGCAATTTGGTTCCAACGCCTATGGCAAGCCTGCCACCGCACTGAACATCCTGCGGGAAACGGTGCTGGGACGCGAACGGTTTGACTATGCGTTCTCGCAGTACGCGAAACGTTGGAAGTTCAAACGCCCCACACCCAGTGACTTTTTCCGCACGATCGAAGACGCCTCCGGGACCGACCTGGATTGGTTTTGGCGAGGTTGGTTCTACAGCACCGATCACGTGGACGTCTCCATCGAAGGCGTCGAACTGTATCTGATCGACAGTGGCGATCCAGACGAAACCGCCGAACGCAAACGCAAGCAGAAGGACGCTCGCGAGGACAACGTGACCGATGAACGCAACCAAGCTCTGCCACTTCGACGACGAATCGATTGGCGTCCCGGATTGAAAGACTTCTACAACGCGGCGGACTACGACGAAGACAAAGTCGAAGAAAATGATCGCAAGAACTACCAAAAGTTCCTCGACAAACTGAGCGACGAACAACGTGCCATGCTTCGTCGGACCACTCGGTTCTACGTCATTCAGTTTGCCAACCAAGGTGGACTGGTGATGCCGGTTCCATTGCGCATTCACTACGCCGACAACACGTCCGAGGACGTTCAACTGCCACCTGAAATCTGGCGTGTGAACAGTCAGACCGTGAAACGGTTGTTCCTGACCGAAAAGGAAATCGTTCGTCTGGAAATCGATCCCAAACGAGAGATCGCCGACACGGATGGCAGCAACAACCACTGGCCACCAAAGTTGGAACCAAGCCGCTTCAAGCTCTACCAATCCGGAAAATCCAGCAATCCAATGCGGAAGG